The Malus domestica chromosome 10, GDT2T_hap1 nucleotide sequence attgccgtcctataaaattttcccttgagcttcagtggcatacggcggtcacacaacacgccggatgcactcttccacttcatccatccagcttgtattctatggttgagatctccatctaattctccgttcttttgcaagatagatcctaggtaacgaaaacggtcgctctttggtatttcttgatctccgatcctcacccctaactcgttttggcctccatttgcactgaacttgcactccatatattctgtctttgatcggcttaggcgaagacctttagattccaacacttctctccaaaggttaagctttgcatttaccccttcctgagtttcatctatcaacactatatcgtctgcgaaaagcatacaccaaggaatatcatcttgaatatgtcgtgttaactcatccattaccaacgcaaaaaggtaaggacttaaggatgagccttgatgtaatcctacagttatgggaaagctttcggtttgtccttcatgagttcttacggcagtctttgctccttcatacatatcctttatagcttggatatatgctactcgtactcctttcttctctaaaatcctccaaagaatgtctcttgggaccctatcatacgctttttccaaatctataaagaccatgtgtaaatcctttttcccatctctatatctttccatcaatcttcgtaagagatagattgcctccatggttgagcgccctggcatgaacccgaattggttgtccgaaacccgtgtctcttgcctcaatctatgctcaatgactctctcccagagcttcattgtatgactcattagcttaatacccctatagttcatgcaattttgtacgtcgcccttattcttgtagataggcaccaaagtgctcattcgccactcatttggcatcttcttcgttttcaaaatcctattgaaaaggtcagtgagccatgttatacctgtctctcccaaaagtttccacacttcgattggtatatcgtctgggcctattgcttttttatgcttcatcttcttcaaagctacaaccacttcttccttccggattcgacgataaaaagagtagtttctacactcttctgagttactcaactcccctaaagaagcactcacttcatgtccttcattgaaaagattatgaaaataacctctccatctgtctttaaccgcgttctctgtagcaagaacctttccatcctcatccttgatgcacctcacttggtttaggtcccttgtcttcttttcccttgctctagatagtttatagatatccaactctccttctttggtatctagtcgtttatacatatcgtcgtaagccgctaacttagcttctctgacagctttcttcgcctcttgcttcgcttttctatacctttcaccattttcatcagtcctctccttgtataaggctttacaacattccttcttagccttcacctttgtttgtacctcctcattccaccaccaagattccttttggtgtggggcaaagcccttggactctcctaatacctcttttgctacttttcggatacaactagccatggaatagGGTACACTTTTTTACcacaaaagggaaagaaaaaagaagagggaCATTTATAGCTAGTGGTCTGTCTCACTtaatttgtttctgttttcccCCTTCTATTCCCTCATGCAGGTGATTATTCACTATTACGTTGAACGCCAGTGCCTGCTGAAGTGCACGAGGAGTATTCTCACACATGCTTGTAAGTCAATCATCAATCCCACCCTCCATTTAAACTTTCTATGGCATCATGGATACATTTTTAGAGCTGAACTTCAACAAATGTTTGAGAATTGGTCATTAATACAGTGTCTTTTGGAAGCGTCTCTGGAGAAGCTAATGCTATTAAGGAGGAAGTACTAAAGTTGATTTCTGACGGAATGGAGGCGAAGCTGATAAATGTGCTGCAAGTCCTTTTCTCCTCCGATCACCCTGAACAAATGGTATGCATAAATCCCAATTCAAGAACGGACTTTGTTTGATTTTGAGTCTTCTAAACTAGATGGAAAATATGATATTACCCCTTAAGTTTATAAATCCCTACTCCCTAGTGTAGCAATTAGGTTGTTTTCCCCGCTTCAGGCGCCCTTTTGATCTTTTCGTTTTTATGGGATGTGCTATGCCAAATTATGAAGTTCATTGACATCAAAATTACATCTTACTGCATTGTTGACCATCTTTGGCTACAATGTCAGTAGTGGGGGACAGGAAGCTGACACAATGGACAAGGTAACTCTTTGGTATTTTATCTTTTACTAGGTTTTCATATTGTTATTTGAGATAGTGTGTTGAAGGAGGTTATGTTAAGTAAAACTGAGGTTGTAGTGACctaagggtgtgtttgtttgggcTCACTAAGTTTcattggactggactggactataGTCTAGTGTTTGTTTCGCACGGGAATTAAGTTTAATGGGATTAGCCGGTACTCGCTCCGACTAACCCCTTCGCTAAAAGTTCTTAGCGAGAACCCCAATTCTCACGGGATTGCTAAGCCCTTCTTTGAGAGCGTTGCTCGTTCCTCATTCTTGGTCGTCTTTCTCGTCGGTCCTCCTCCTCGCTGATCCTCCTCGCTCGTCCTACTCCCTCGTCCTGCTCGTCCTCATCTGGTAAATTCCAAATCCGACGACCTATTtctatgattttgttttgtagattGTGAAATTATTATTGGGTTCTGAtcgattttgttgttttgggttcAAAATCTATGACATTATTAATGGGTTCTGATTGATTCCTCGtataatccttttatttatgaTATACCTTCTTATAATTTGAAGAAATCAAAATCAGTTATGATTTCAATGTTCGATCTTTTGATCTACCATTATTTTCCATATATTAAGTGAATTCTCTAGCCCCCTTGCCTATTTGGACAGTCTAGTTTGAGATGATATAGTAGTTGATAGCTGTGAGTGCATCAGTCATTTTTAATGTCCACTGGGATTGCAGTTTTGTTGTAGCTTTGTATAATCGTGATACAATATGATGCTTTTACCATTGCCATTGCATTAGTTTCATCTGGTCCCATAGGGTCACAGGGTTAACTTAGTTGTTCGGTTGATGTTTGCGAGAAAATGGTGTTATCCTTGTTGTTcagaaataattttgaattttgattagaAAGATTGTCAATTTTTGTggataattttagttttttttcttcaattttatgGTTTTGAGCACAGTATCAGCATCCCTTCCTTTCACCATATAGTATGTACTTGTGGCACAAGAGAAGTACCAAGTATCGTGTAGGTCCTTACCGATGCTTGTTCTCTCAACGAacacaactatatatatatatatatatatatatttggtggTGAGGATTTACTTCTATGAGGTATTTCGTTATCTAATTTCTTCAAAGTGGTGGTGTTACTAGGTTTGCCAGATCCTCAGGGATGCAGCCACTAGTTACAACATGATTATAGTTTTCTATTAAGTAGAATCATCATTTCTAGGTGTAGCGCCTTTTTGAGCTTTGATTGTGAAAGAGGAAATTTTCCTCTGTAACTTGTTAGAAATAGTCTAGTTGTGATTGTGACTATGTATTGTATCTAACACTTGTGGCTTTTACTTGTTCGTTCACACctcattttgttattttattgtgTTGGATTGGCGGTCCATTTTTTACTGGTACCATGCATGTAGAGGCTTCCTTATTGGTAATGTAAGTAGGAATTGGTATGCTATGTTGAGGTTGGAGCTCTTGTCTTGTTTCGTTATGTGTCTAAAATTCGTGAGTGAGTGTGAGATGAGTGAGTGGGTGTGAAATGGTTGGCCATTCATGTCTGATCTTGGTTTTCAACACCTCTAGGCATTTGAACTCAGATTTCTGTCTTTAAGTATATGCATTCTTCAGATGCTTACTTAAAACCAACTTAGTGAAAATGATTCAATGTTAACGGTTGatctcattttcttttaaaCAGTTTGATtcgaatttgatttaaagagGAAACAGCGCTTTTGAGCATTTCGTCTCTTGACTTCCTAAGGTTAATTGTTTCTTGTTATCAGACATACTAGAAAGGTCGACATATAAaagataaatacaataaaggTTAACAACTATTTAGAAACTTTCCCTATATTGGACAATCTCAGTGTTGACTTGTTGTGAAGTGACCTAGAACAAGCCAATGATCGGTACTCTTGTGTTCGCATAGGGTAAGCTTTTGTTTGTGCCTTTTGATCTTGTTAGGAAATAGAAAGGAATTATAAATATGCAAATTAAAAAGGAATAGATTCTATTGAATAAGTTTACAACTAAATGAATCCAAAGCCTTTGCTCTAAAAATATTGTGCTATTGTTGAGACCCCTGCTGATTCTATTGATGGAGTTTCGGttacatattttcatataaagcAATATACTTAAGACTAGGACAACATATTGATGGAGTTTACTTCTTTTGATATAGTTGCCTTGTTTCATGCTTACTTCTTTTGTCTAAAGCTTAATTATGATGTCCAGTGGAAGTGTTAAGTTTTCTGGGCATGTGCTTTCACCTTCTATGTATGTAACAGGGACTTTTGTTGGTATACATGGAAATAAGACTCATTAGCATTCCTGAATTTTGTGAGACGGGAGTTGTTGTTGTGTTAAACTTGGGGAATCTTGAATGTCGTACAttcagtgtgtgtgtatgcagtatgtgtgcagtgtgtgtgtgtgcagtgtgtgtgtatgcagtgtgtgtgtgtgtgcagtgagtgtgagtgtgtgcagtgtgtgtgtgcagtgtgtgtgtgtgtgtgcagtgagtgtgtgtatgcagtgtgtgtgtgtgtgcagtgagtgtgagtgtgtgcagtgagtgtgagtgtgtgtgcagtgtgtatgcagtgtgtgtgtgtgcagtgtgtgtgtgtatgcagtgtgtgtgtgtgtgtgcagtgagTGTGAGTGTCTGTGCTTTGTACTTGGTTTATAACCATGatattacaatgtgaatgttttgtattgtgtggggttgatgctgaattgcatttttttgtggttgttggttgcagagaagaggagcataaacggaaggctaaggctaaggctactgcattacaggtgtcctttaatttccctcttcacatgcaatgcctagcaatgatagcaatcctcatactagtgttcttagacacatgtttatagatatataagagtagaacattttgaatatgatgcctcgggttaatgataacttttttttttcaacgccacctgtatatttgttgcctcgggttaatgataacttttttttttccaacaccACCCGTATATTTGATGCCTCGGATTGTGACTTCGCTAGTTACTTTGATCTAGTTCATTTCGTATCATAATCACTTCATTTCCATCACCCTTAATAACAgtaaatattacatatataatgtcctgaatttgttttttgtttttttttttgtttggatagatatggatcgaaggaagcttttattgatcttattgttagagatgtcttacttggagacaatttgtatttgtacgattcttgtggtgatgatgctacgtggcaaacagagacatgttgaacgacccacattgactaaccgttcacttattagacgagagattagtttgtgttatctgaatggtataatagggaatactgatactgaatgtgttaacgaattgagaatggatagaaggacttttggcatattatgcgacttacttcgtcaagatgggagggtaaaaactgatggtttggtgtctgtagaggaacaggtgtgtatgactttacaaatattagcacatcatactaagaatcgtagtgttggcggtagattttataggtcgggagagactataagtaggtatttcaatagagtattgcaaggaattttgcgattacaaggtattctactaaaagtcccccagcctgtgcctattgattctacagatgctaggtggcgatgttttaaggtatgatgagaaatttttttcattttccctaagctttaactcttcattccctttgtataaattaacaaaaagttttttattttttattttaagaattgcttgggagcattggatggaacacacattgatgtgcatgtacctgaaattgacaaaccaagataccgaacaagaaagggtcgagtcgcaactaatgtgttaggtgtgtgttcaggagatatgcagttcatatatgtgtttccggggtgggagggttccgcatcagactctagagtgctacatgatgcaattagtaggcctaatggttttaaggtaccaGCGGGTAAGACTATTACTTAGTCTCAACTTTCTAAGTTAGGTTTAGTTAtgtttgtcaactacaaaacactaataaggtctgttttttttttcattaggttgttattaccttgtagatggtggttatacaaatggtgaaggattccttgcaccctatagaggaataccttatcatttatctgaatgggagggacgaacaccttctaataaggaagaatattttaacatgaagcattctaaggcaaggaatgtaattgaacgctgttttggcttgctaaaaggaaggtggtcgatactaaggagtccatctttctatccgataaggacacaaggtcgaataattactgcttgttgcctactacacaatcttattaggcaagagatgtcagtagatccaatggagaatttgccaataatagaagatggacaaaatacagaagaaggtgaatatgttggtagtgttcAAACATCGAACCAGTGGACTGCAATGAGGAATGATATGGctcaggaaatgtataatgagtggagagcaattaggaaccagcaaccgaactagctatatgttttaatgataacattttattttagtattcctttttatcatgcatttgttagatattagcacaatgattggatggtatgcaaattaattggatattatgcaagttgattggatattatttaaattgattatttgtatggtattttccttcattaaaatattttttgtttaggtatggataacgaaaatattttgaatgctactcaagaggcaaaaggaagaaggcgtaaatgggaagcatttgaggaagaagtattactaggagttcttgaggattttgttgctcggaagcaacggtgtgacaccggtgctttcaaacaaggtattttggttgaaatagcaaaagctatcaatgttttatgtcctcattcaaatataaaggcaaatccacatattgagtccaagttgaagaaatggaaaaaaacatatagtatggtcgttgacatgataaacacaagtggatttgcatggaatgatgttaaaaagtgcgttgaagttgacagtgatgacgcatggcaaacttatgtgcaggttcatatcctattttatttatgcattagttatattcttgctcctatatttgttacgcatgctaaattttagtt carries:
- the LOC139188799 gene encoding protein ANTAGONIST OF LIKE HETEROCHROMATIN PROTEIN 1-like, translated to MSYLETICICTILVVMMLRGKQRHVERPTLTNRSLIRREISLCYLNGIIGNTDTECVNELRMDRRTFGILCDLLRQDGRVKTDGLVSVEEQVCMTLQILAHHTKNRSVGGRFYRSGETISRYFNRVLQGILRLQGILLKVPQPVPIDSTDARWRCFKNCLGALDGTHIDVHVPEIDKPRYRTRKGRVATNVLGVCSGDMQFIYVFPGWEGSASDSRVLHDAISRPNGFKVPAGCYYLVDGGYTNGEGFLAPYRGIPYHLSEWEGRTPSNKEEYFNMKHSKARNVIERCFGLLKGRWSILRSPSFYPIRTQGRIITACCLLHNLIRQEMSVDPMENLPIIEDGQNTEEGEYVGSVQTSNQWTAMRNDMAQEMYNEWRAIRNQQPN